One Bacillota bacterium genomic window carries:
- a CDS encoding IS1634 family transposase, with translation MPEDERYVVCYNPEEELRDREEREAMVTYLKAEISKGVGPLLKNSVARRYLTIHGAKVELNESRIREDARYDGKWVLTTNTALSPAELALSYKGLWKVEDAFRTIKNPLEARPIYHWKDERVRAHLSLCVLAYLLEGVIDVALEKANLGITAQTALEELSQIRACETAIGRGRWITTTTPTDRQRAILNVLGVPIPERIRAFESIVAK, from the coding sequence ATGCCGGAGGACGAGCGGTATGTGGTGTGCTACAACCCCGAGGAGGAGCTTCGCGATAGAGAAGAGCGCGAGGCGATGGTGACATACCTCAAGGCCGAGATTTCAAAGGGAGTGGGCCCGCTTCTTAAGAACAGCGTAGCTCGGCGTTATCTTACCATCCATGGGGCCAAGGTGGAGCTTAACGAGTCGCGCATTCGTGAAGACGCCCGCTACGACGGCAAGTGGGTGCTTACGACGAACACCGCACTTTCACCCGCGGAGCTGGCGCTGTCTTACAAGGGACTATGGAAGGTAGAGGATGCGTTCCGTACCATCAAGAACCCCCTGGAGGCAAGGCCGATCTACCACTGGAAGGATGAGCGTGTGCGGGCGCACTTGAGCCTGTGCGTCTTGGCGTACCTCCTTGAGGGTGTTATCGATGTAGCGCTCGAGAAGGCGAACTTGGGCATCACCGCACAGACAGCCCTAGAGGAACTTAGCCAGATTCGCGCTTGCGAGACCGCCATCGGTCGGGGGCGGTGGATTACAACCACCACTCCTACTGACCGGCAGCGGGCCATCCTGAACGTGTTGGGGGTACCGATACCCGAGCGAATCAGAGCCTTTGAATCCATAGTGGCGAAATGA
- a CDS encoding IS1634 family transposase: MAKSGGKTCIYIQLVESVWRDGRPRHRVVANLGREDLLDPGQVDRLIASLAPYGRAKVASAEDLEILKAREYGTVYVLSHLWSHLGFDGLFRGLAARRRLGFDVEAGVRAIVFSRVMDPCSERATIRWLDRVYAPDLEGLELHQLYRTLDFVYEVLEDVQVGLLERVTARLVSDLRLVLFDTTSVYFEGDGPLGLARFGHSRDKRSDRPQVVLGLFVTPEGYPLFHMILPGNTSDVYAFRQAMDELRSRLPVGEITVVVDRRMVSEANLAALRSAGIGYIAGTRMRHLTTRDVLSRAGRPLSCGGS; encoded by the coding sequence GTGGCTAAGTCTGGAGGCAAAACCTGCATCTATATTCAGCTCGTGGAGAGCGTCTGGCGCGATGGCCGCCCCAGGCATCGAGTAGTGGCAAACCTCGGCCGGGAGGATCTCCTCGACCCTGGGCAGGTAGACCGGCTCATAGCATCGCTGGCCCCTTACGGCCGGGCAAAGGTGGCGAGTGCCGAGGATCTGGAGATCCTTAAGGCGAGAGAGTATGGGACGGTTTACGTGCTTTCGCACCTCTGGTCTCACCTCGGCTTTGACGGACTGTTCCGCGGTCTTGCCGCCCGACGTCGCCTGGGATTCGATGTGGAGGCCGGTGTTCGTGCGATTGTCTTCAGCAGGGTAATGGATCCGTGTTCTGAGAGGGCCACCATCCGGTGGCTCGACAGGGTTTATGCCCCGGACCTTGAAGGCCTGGAGCTTCATCAACTCTATCGCACCTTGGACTTTGTGTATGAGGTGCTGGAGGATGTGCAGGTTGGGCTTCTTGAGCGGGTGACCGCACGCCTTGTAAGTGACCTCCGGCTTGTGCTCTTTGACACGACGAGCGTGTACTTCGAAGGTGACGGGCCTTTGGGTCTTGCGCGGTTTGGGCACTCGCGAGACAAGCGGTCTGACCGTCCCCAGGTGGTCCTGGGGCTGTTCGTGACGCCTGAGGGGTATCCCCTGTTTCACATGATCCTCCCCGGTAACACGAGTGATGTCTATGCCTTCAGGCAAGCCATGGATGAGCTTCGCTCGAGGCTTCCGGTCGGTGAGATCACCGTGGTAGTGGACCGGAGGATGGTGAGCGAGGCGAATCTTGCGGCGTTACGCAGCGCTGGCATCGGGTATATCGCGGGGACACGGATGCGCCATCTTACCACAAGAGATGTCCTATCACGGGCCGGCCGGCCGTTGTCATGTGGTGGATCGTAA
- a CDS encoding extracellular solute-binding protein, protein MKRLLVLVLAVIMMASATLSAAPARIEPELSVITPVASFVSVAALDAFKVWAKEKYGVDVKTNYTAKGTQVAVGLIREWGANPQADIVWGGETVLYDMLAADGFLIKHEAPKQLLDRIPGTMGTPKPMPLKDPKGFWVGTALEPYGIVYNEGLVTRRLRATPPKTWEDMLANPKFKGQIAQCTPDNSSSNHATYEVILQKYGWEKGWEWLSKLAAYTGQFVARSVDVPGVVAKGEYALGFAVPSYMAFENFLNGADIRFIAPPGAYVTPEPIAIIKNCKNPNAAKAFIEFLLTDEGQRLFIDRGLFPVVPELRVEGPPGSTAELAVTFYGGRRSYFEGTVENTYDNALSQSRESEVNKYFRENIFAKLDALKAKY, encoded by the coding sequence ATGAAAAGGCTTCTGGTGCTGGTCTTGGCGGTCATAATGATGGCGTCTGCGACGCTTTCAGCCGCTCCGGCGAGGATCGAGCCTGAGCTGAGCGTAATTACCCCCGTTGCCAGTTTTGTCAGCGTAGCTGCACTCGATGCTTTTAAAGTGTGGGCCAAGGAGAAGTACGGTGTCGACGTAAAGACCAACTATACCGCCAAAGGCACTCAGGTGGCGGTAGGCTTGATCCGCGAGTGGGGTGCGAACCCCCAGGCCGACATAGTGTGGGGCGGCGAGACGGTACTCTACGACATGTTGGCAGCTGATGGATTTCTGATCAAGCACGAGGCTCCTAAGCAACTGCTGGACCGTATACCCGGTACTATGGGCACACCCAAGCCCATGCCTCTGAAGGACCCCAAAGGCTTCTGGGTCGGCACTGCGCTTGAACCCTACGGTATCGTGTACAACGAAGGCCTTGTCACAAGGCGGCTGCGAGCCACACCGCCCAAGACGTGGGAGGACATGCTGGCCAATCCTAAGTTCAAGGGCCAGATAGCTCAGTGCACGCCTGACAACTCCAGTTCGAACCATGCGACCTACGAGGTCATTCTGCAGAAGTACGGCTGGGAGAAGGGCTGGGAGTGGCTTTCGAAGTTGGCCGCCTACACCGGACAGTTCGTCGCAAGGTCAGTCGATGTTCCCGGCGTGGTAGCCAAGGGCGAATATGCGCTAGGCTTTGCAGTCCCGAGCTACATGGCGTTTGAGAACTTCCTCAACGGAGCCGACATCAGGTTCATTGCCCCTCCGGGAGCATATGTCACACCTGAGCCGATAGCCATAATCAAGAACTGCAAGAACCCCAATGCCGCCAAGGCTTTCATCGAGTTCCTGCTCACGGACGAAGGTCAGAGGTTGTTCATCGACCGCGGTCTCTTCCCGGTGGTGCCTGAGCTGCGCGTGGAAGGCCCTCCCGGATCCACTGCTGAGCTTGCGGTCACGTTCTATGGCGGTCGGAGGAGCTACTTTGAGGGCACCGTGGAGAACACTTACGACAACGCATTGTCGCAGAGCAGAGAGAGCGAAGTCAACAAGTACTTTAGAGAGAACATCTTTGCCAAGCTAGATGCTCTGAAAGCCAAGTACTGA
- a CDS encoding ABC transporter ATP-binding protein: protein MDIRLTGVTKRFKNVEALSRVDLHIKHGELFTLLGPSGCGKTTTLRLIAGFYTPDEGKILFGDREVQAIPTSKRNIGMVFQNYALWPHMTVYRNVAYGLQFKKVPKSEWPEIVNEALTKVGLVGFETRYPGQLSGGQQQRVALARALALNPDVLLLDEPLSNLDAKIRGSVRAEIRKLQQSLGITTLYVTHDQEEALTLSDRIGIMCDGRLVQVGTPHDLYERPATRFVADFIGTNNLVAGTVEAVGEDITVVTELGTIIGYSHLTVKPGDKCTVAFRPENVVVHTAQPSGQAGQDNIIRGKIGFASYMGNTLRYEMEHATGLVLKADIRNPLHRQELGWGTDVYFAFPKSAALVIPD, encoded by the coding sequence ATGGATATTAGGCTCACTGGGGTCACGAAGAGGTTCAAGAATGTTGAGGCGCTGAGCCGAGTGGACCTGCACATAAAACACGGCGAGCTCTTCACCTTGCTTGGACCTTCGGGCTGCGGAAAGACAACTACCCTACGCCTTATCGCCGGTTTCTATACACCTGACGAGGGCAAGATCTTGTTCGGCGACCGTGAGGTCCAGGCCATCCCAACATCCAAGCGGAACATCGGCATGGTGTTCCAAAACTACGCCCTATGGCCTCATATGACGGTGTACAGGAATGTGGCATACGGTCTGCAGTTCAAGAAGGTCCCCAAGTCCGAATGGCCTGAAATTGTCAATGAGGCCCTCACCAAGGTGGGGCTGGTGGGTTTCGAGACTCGTTATCCAGGGCAGTTGTCTGGAGGCCAGCAACAGCGTGTGGCGCTGGCAAGAGCACTCGCGCTCAACCCGGACGTCCTGCTCCTCGACGAACCTCTGTCCAACTTGGATGCCAAGATCCGAGGATCAGTGCGCGCGGAAATCCGTAAACTGCAGCAGTCATTGGGCATCACTACGCTGTATGTCACTCACGATCAGGAAGAAGCCCTCACGCTTTCGGACCGCATCGGCATAATGTGCGACGGCAGATTGGTTCAGGTCGGCACGCCACACGATCTGTACGAGAGACCGGCGACACGCTTTGTGGCTGATTTTATCGGCACTAACAATCTTGTAGCCGGCACTGTGGAGGCTGTTGGCGAAGACATCACAGTCGTCACGGAGCTAGGCACAATCATAGGGTACAGCCACTTGACGGTCAAGCCTGGAGACAAATGCACTGTGGCATTCAGACCCGAAAACGTGGTAGTCCACACTGCACAACCTTCTGGGCAGGCTGGGCAGGACAACATCATACGCGGCAAGATAGGTTTTGCCAGCTACATGGGGAATACCCTGCGTTACGAAATGGAGCATGCGACCGGCCTCGTACTCAAGGCGGACATCAGGAACCCTCTCCATCGTCAGGAACTGGGTTGGGGCACCGATGTGTACTTCGCCTTTCCGAAATCTGCGGCACTTGTCATACCGGACTAG
- a CDS encoding iron ABC transporter permease, giving the protein MSPGKTMTGLGRWLRTSRPWVWPIYLFLLVFVIFPLVKLFVDSFSTADIPLSALNEVVLTTDLLEERVHAGEMEGASAAAHDIALQLSRSVDTIDRVIGALDRATFPQDELIAKWQDARDRVAQKASSMAEVQHDPEAALAEAKEARALVQEVLRLPRQTFSLNYFLDVFRDKQYMKALANSMLLGFATVITTSIIGFAVAYLLVRYDFPGRRALSFLTTVPIVMPPLVGVLGFIFILGRGGTVNELLYQLAAALEQSWPTLSSWLYDHLPFNFVYGWHGLLLVETCHLFPLITLNVLDSLSKIDASLEEAAESVGSIGLKRLFDVTIPLTVPGFVTGAFLVFIGAFADFAAPMVVGLTNFIAPLAYMDIQQFTDRHLFKMGITVGAVMVVLSIVFLLIAKKYVTLKDYSTLSYRAVERKPLKGKWAMLALAFLSLLLFVSFMPYVGVGLASFARSWSMSPLPSSWTTVHYKKVLLYAPGYIINTFQFCILAIIMCILIGVPVSWIMARTQMRTRGALDVLTMLVLALPGTALGIAYIRAFNTPILFKIPLANIWIILPIVLAVRRLPYTVRSSYSSLLVVHRSMEEAAECVGASGLKIFKDITFPLIWKGVLAGALFSFMTSIQESAASILLSIPGWETMTMGIFTFYTGGTHGDAAALGFILIVAGVITLFAVNRLSSAAKGGLFG; this is encoded by the coding sequence ATGTCTCCAGGCAAGACGATGACCGGTTTGGGGAGATGGCTGAGGACGTCCAGACCATGGGTATGGCCCATATACCTGTTTCTGCTCGTATTTGTCATATTCCCTCTCGTGAAGCTATTTGTCGACTCGTTTTCCACGGCCGACATACCGCTTTCTGCACTCAACGAAGTGGTTCTCACAACCGATCTTCTTGAGGAGAGGGTGCACGCCGGCGAAATGGAAGGCGCTTCGGCGGCTGCCCATGACATAGCGCTTCAGCTAAGCAGGTCTGTTGACACCATCGACCGCGTGATAGGAGCGCTTGACAGGGCAACTTTCCCTCAAGATGAGTTGATAGCGAAATGGCAGGATGCCAGGGACCGTGTGGCGCAGAAGGCGTCATCGATGGCCGAAGTTCAGCATGATCCGGAGGCCGCCTTGGCCGAAGCCAAGGAAGCCAGGGCTTTGGTCCAGGAGGTTCTGCGCTTGCCGCGGCAGACGTTCTCGCTCAACTATTTCCTGGACGTGTTCAGAGACAAGCAGTATATGAAGGCCTTGGCCAACTCCATGCTACTGGGGTTCGCCACGGTGATCACCACATCGATCATTGGCTTTGCAGTGGCTTATCTGCTTGTCAGGTATGACTTCCCCGGCAGGAGGGCCCTCAGTTTCCTAACTACCGTGCCTATAGTCATGCCCCCTCTAGTAGGTGTGTTGGGCTTCATCTTCATCCTGGGCAGAGGGGGCACTGTGAACGAGCTCCTCTACCAACTGGCGGCAGCGCTGGAGCAGTCGTGGCCCACGTTGTCTAGTTGGCTGTACGACCACTTGCCGTTCAACTTCGTCTATGGATGGCATGGACTATTGCTGGTGGAGACGTGTCACCTGTTCCCGCTGATTACGCTGAACGTCTTGGATTCCCTGAGCAAGATCGACGCCTCACTGGAGGAGGCGGCAGAGAGTGTTGGGTCCATCGGCCTTAAACGCCTGTTTGACGTGACCATTCCGCTTACCGTACCGGGTTTCGTCACCGGAGCGTTCTTGGTGTTCATCGGAGCTTTCGCAGACTTTGCTGCCCCCATGGTGGTAGGGTTGACCAACTTCATCGCGCCGCTGGCATACATGGATATTCAGCAGTTCACGGACAGACACCTGTTCAAGATGGGCATCACAGTGGGTGCCGTCATGGTGGTTCTGTCGATAGTGTTCCTACTGATAGCCAAGAAGTACGTGACGCTGAAAGACTACAGCACTCTCTCGTACAGGGCAGTGGAGAGGAAACCGCTCAAAGGCAAGTGGGCGATGCTGGCTCTGGCATTCCTGAGCCTGCTCCTCTTCGTGAGCTTCATGCCTTATGTAGGCGTCGGCCTAGCCTCATTTGCGCGGAGTTGGTCCATGTCTCCTCTGCCTTCGTCGTGGACCACGGTCCACTACAAGAAAGTGTTGTTGTACGCGCCGGGCTACATCATCAACACGTTCCAGTTCTGCATATTGGCCATCATCATGTGCATCCTGATCGGGGTGCCAGTATCGTGGATCATGGCCAGGACTCAGATGCGCACCCGCGGCGCGTTGGACGTCCTGACAATGCTGGTGCTGGCCCTGCCCGGCACCGCGCTAGGGATCGCGTACATCAGGGCCTTCAATACCCCGATACTCTTCAAGATACCTCTGGCGAACATATGGATCATACTGCCAATAGTGTTGGCCGTGAGGCGACTTCCTTACACGGTGCGGTCGTCGTATAGCTCTCTGCTGGTAGTGCACCGTTCGATGGAGGAGGCGGCCGAATGCGTGGGGGCGAGTGGACTGAAGATCTTCAAGGACATTACGTTCCCACTTATCTGGAAGGGAGTACTGGCAGGGGCGCTGTTCTCCTTCATGACATCGATACAGGAGAGCGCGGCTTCAATCCTGCTTTCGATACCAGGATGGGAGACCATGACTATGGGGATATTCACCTTCTATACGGGGGGCACTCACGGAGACGCAGCAGCGCTGGGCTTCATCCTCATAGTGGCGGGCGTAATCACCCTATTCGCAGTGAACAGACTGAGCAGCGCCGCGAAGGGCGGGTTGTTCGGCTAA
- a CDS encoding glycerol-3-phosphate responsive antiterminator — protein sequence MREKGSRQTLMGTAPLQHLAEHPVIPAIRQAAEIDEAASCGARLVFFLTGSIYDVRDVVQRAAAHGQQVFCHVDLVQGIGKDPVGMKWLAREIGVRGILTTRSSLIRAAKDEGLIAVQRLFVLDSESLRTGLSVVASSQPDAVEILPALVLPNIIHRLPVDEISPFIAGGLVESMSEVEAVLATGALGVSTSKRELWRYARA from the coding sequence ATGAGAGAAAAGGGCAGCCGACAGACTCTCATGGGGACGGCACCCTTGCAGCACCTGGCGGAGCATCCCGTAATTCCAGCAATCAGGCAGGCGGCGGAGATAGATGAAGCTGCAAGCTGCGGCGCACGGTTAGTGTTTTTCTTGACCGGATCCATCTATGACGTGCGTGACGTCGTGCAGAGGGCTGCAGCGCACGGTCAGCAGGTCTTTTGTCACGTGGACTTGGTACAAGGCATCGGGAAAGACCCCGTCGGGATGAAGTGGCTTGCCAGGGAGATTGGCGTGAGAGGGATTCTGACGACAAGGAGTTCGCTCATCAGGGCCGCCAAAGATGAGGGGCTCATTGCAGTGCAGCGTCTTTTCGTCCTCGACTCGGAATCGCTTAGGACAGGTTTATCAGTCGTTGCGTCGTCCCAGCCGGATGCCGTAGAGATCCTACCTGCACTCGTCCTTCCGAACATCATTCATAGGTTGCCCGTGGACGAGATCTCACCGTTCATCGCGGGCGGCCTGGTGGAGAGCATGTCGGAAGTGGAGGCAGTGCTCGCTACTGGGGCTCTTGGAGTCTCGACTAGCAAGAGGGAGTTGTGGCGCTATGCTCGCGCGTAG